The following coding sequences lie in one Nitrospirota bacterium genomic window:
- a CDS encoding response regulator encodes MTNRTRSREAEILRAKQLTCDIMTSIPFALVVLDADLRVVSTSSSFRELFGHAKDFLFGKNIREVFPGAEGASVVGFITDAARSRETVKYQLCKYRGYPMEVCAVAVSSAEEERLLLLVIDVTRRKEVEEQLRQAEKLSAVGELMSGTAHELNNPLTVILGNAELLMKTDSIEDAHDMLDSILQAAHRCRRIVQNLLRFVRNEPPRKTPVDMNQLLDQTLTLRQYEFAVHDVKLLPEYDASLPTTAGDPCQISQVFLNLIGNAYDAMREKNKGGTLAIRTKAEDGRIRIDFEDDGPGFKDLSRAFEPFYTTKPVGSGTGLGLSVSYGIIKEHEGTMIAANRAEGGARISIWLPSVESITMTQAKPKQPKPAKVTRRGHILVVDNETMILQITKRILKDQHEVVTASDGQAALVALDSKDFDAVITDLTMPGSVGGVEIYAWIATHRPKLRDRVIFSTGDIVSDETRGFLSSLTNMILAKPFSPIDLTETLSQVLGSQTPPEQTALASMGRTP; translated from the coding sequence GTGACCAACCGTACTCGAAGCCGTGAAGCCGAGATCCTGAGGGCCAAACAACTCACGTGCGACATCATGACGTCCATCCCTTTCGCGCTGGTCGTACTCGATGCGGACTTGCGCGTCGTTTCCACAAGCTCTTCCTTCCGTGAACTCTTCGGGCATGCCAAGGACTTTCTCTTCGGAAAGAACATCCGGGAAGTGTTCCCGGGCGCTGAAGGGGCGTCGGTCGTCGGTTTCATCACCGATGCAGCCCGGTCTCGGGAGACCGTGAAATACCAATTGTGCAAGTACCGGGGCTACCCCATGGAAGTGTGTGCGGTCGCTGTTTCGAGTGCAGAGGAGGAGCGCCTCCTCCTCCTCGTCATCGACGTGACCCGCCGCAAGGAGGTTGAGGAGCAACTGCGACAAGCCGAGAAACTCTCTGCCGTGGGAGAGCTGATGTCCGGCACGGCCCATGAGCTCAACAATCCGCTCACCGTCATCCTGGGGAATGCGGAACTGCTCATGAAGACTGACTCGATTGAAGATGCACACGACATGCTGGACAGCATCCTCCAAGCCGCCCATCGCTGTCGGAGGATCGTGCAGAACCTGCTGCGCTTCGTGCGCAATGAGCCGCCCAGGAAAACTCCCGTCGACATGAACCAGCTTCTCGACCAAACCCTCACGCTCCGCCAATACGAGTTTGCGGTCCACGACGTGAAACTCCTTCCCGAGTACGATGCTTCTCTCCCCACCACGGCGGGAGATCCCTGCCAGATATCTCAGGTTTTCCTGAACCTGATCGGCAATGCCTACGACGCGATGCGGGAAAAGAACAAGGGGGGAACTCTAGCGATACGAACGAAGGCAGAGGACGGCAGGATCCGAATCGATTTTGAGGACGACGGGCCGGGGTTCAAGGATCTGTCCAGAGCTTTCGAACCCTTTTACACAACCAAGCCCGTGGGCTCCGGAACGGGGCTCGGGCTCAGTGTCAGCTACGGAATCATCAAGGAGCACGAAGGCACGATGATCGCCGCCAATCGCGCGGAGGGAGGCGCACGGATCAGCATTTGGCTGCCGTCGGTGGAATCCATAACCATGACGCAGGCCAAGCCCAAGCAGCCCAAGCCGGCCAAGGTGACCCGACGGGGCCACATCCTCGTTGTGGACAATGAGACCATGATCCTGCAGATCACGAAACGCATTTTGAAGGACCAGCACGAAGTGGTAACGGCCTCGGATGGCCAAGCCGCTCTGGTCGCGCTGGATTCGAAAGATTTCGATGCGGTGATTACGGACCTAACCATGCCGGGCAGTGTCGGGGGTGTGGAAATCTACGCGTGGATCGCCACCCACCGGCCGAAGCTTAGAGATCGCGTTATTTTCTCCACCGGGGACATTGTGTCTGATGAAACGAGGGGATTTCTATCCAGCCTCACGAACATGATTCTTGCCAAACCGTTCTCCCCGATAGACCTCACTGAAACGCTCAGCCAGGTTCTGGGAAGCCAAACACCGCCGGAACAAACAGCCCTCGCAAGCATGGGGCGAACGCCGTGA
- a CDS encoding gas vesicle protein: MEPTRAEQATLIDLLDRVLDKGLLLNADLIVSLAGVPLIAVSLRAAIASVETMSKYGMMRELIVPTQPPPEAHPELRPR, from the coding sequence ATGGAACCTACTCGTGCCGAACAAGCAACCCTCATAGACCTTCTGGACAGGGTCCTGGACAAGGGGCTCCTTCTCAATGCCGATTTAATCGTTTCCCTTGCCGGTGTCCCTCTGATTGCCGTATCGCTACGCGCGGCCATCGCGAGCGTGGAGACGATGTCAAAGTATGGGATGATGCGCGAGCTGATTGTGCCGACACAACCTCCTCCGGAGGCTCACCCTGAGCTGCGTCCGAGGTGA
- a CDS encoding GvpL/GvpF family gas vesicle protein — protein MGEPRTNPEQGAPACEHRGDEVACRLHVLAIESPPRGLVRGEKGLYVYCVAEGSQEIDPGLKGIEGGSVFSLSAQGLSAIVQECDAPLPTEDARRVSEWVMVHQTVVESMWEKCSAVVPSSFGAVVVPKDGKSAEENLREWLALEAESLRGKMAKLRGKAEYGVQVSWDPMIVGPRLTKNDAEIQKLEQEIQGKTPGAAYLLKQKLEGLVRRRLEAGADIYFKEFYQRIKACSLEVQVEKARREQPPRQMLANFSCLMPKGDASGLGNELEKIGRIEGFFLRFTGPWPPYSFVNL, from the coding sequence ATGGGTGAACCCCGCACCAATCCCGAACAAGGCGCTCCGGCATGCGAACACAGGGGCGACGAAGTCGCCTGTCGGCTCCACGTGTTGGCGATCGAATCGCCGCCGAGAGGATTGGTGCGGGGTGAAAAAGGACTCTATGTCTACTGTGTGGCCGAAGGGTCGCAGGAGATCGACCCGGGCCTCAAGGGAATCGAGGGAGGTTCCGTTTTCTCTCTTTCCGCTCAAGGCCTTTCGGCCATCGTACAGGAGTGTGACGCGCCCCTTCCAACGGAGGATGCGAGGCGCGTTTCCGAGTGGGTCATGGTGCATCAGACGGTGGTTGAGTCCATGTGGGAGAAATGCAGCGCGGTGGTTCCCTCCAGCTTTGGGGCGGTCGTTGTTCCAAAGGACGGGAAATCGGCCGAGGAGAACCTGCGGGAATGGTTGGCGTTGGAGGCGGAATCCCTCAGGGGAAAGATGGCGAAGCTTAGAGGAAAGGCCGAGTACGGGGTCCAAGTCTCCTGGGATCCAATGATCGTGGGGCCGAGATTGACAAAGAACGACGCGGAGATCCAAAAGCTTGAACAGGAGATTCAGGGGAAAACTCCCGGCGCGGCCTATCTCTTGAAGCAAAAACTTGAGGGCCTTGTGCGCAGGAGACTGGAGGCAGGAGCGGACATCTATTTCAAGGAATTCTATCAAAGGATCAAGGCGTGTTCGCTTGAGGTCCAGGTCGAAAAGGCAAGGAGGGAGCAGCCTCCCCGCCAGATGCTGGCCAACTTTTCCTGCCTCATGCCGAAGGGAGACGCCTCGGGCCTGGGAAATGAACTCGAGAAGATCGGCAGGATCGAGGGGTTCTTTCTCCGCTTTACGGGACCGTGGCCTCCTTACAGTTTTGTCAACCTATGA
- a CDS encoding gas vesicle protein K — MKIEMDDQELKHGLLGLVLAVVEVVRDTLKIQAVKRMDAGHLTDREIERLGNALIELDRAIDSIKEEQGVSEAVRSVRDGLDDIVARMIHTVSDPGRVSMQEGSPAHG; from the coding sequence GTGAAGATCGAGATGGACGATCAGGAGCTCAAACATGGGCTCCTGGGTCTTGTTCTTGCGGTGGTCGAAGTGGTCCGTGACACGCTCAAGATCCAAGCGGTGAAACGGATGGATGCAGGGCATCTGACGGACCGGGAGATCGAGAGGTTGGGCAACGCCCTGATCGAGCTTGACCGCGCCATCGACTCGATCAAGGAGGAACAGGGGGTTTCCGAAGCGGTGCGATCCGTCCGGGATGGATTGGACGACATTGTGGCACGGATGATCCACACCGTTTCGGACCCCGGCCGTGTCTCGATGCAGGAAGGGAGTCCGGCCCATGGGTGA
- a CDS encoding gas vesicle protein, translating to MPVQHATHGESLADVVERVLDKGLVINADIVISLCKTELLSIKLRAALASFETAAKWGLAFPSDMRMGTPVEAVK from the coding sequence ATGCCGGTCCAACATGCAACGCACGGCGAGAGTCTCGCGGACGTGGTCGAGCGGGTTCTGGACAAGGGGCTGGTGATCAATGCCGATATCGTCATTTCTCTATGTAAGACGGAACTCCTCTCCATCAAGCTCCGGGCCGCACTGGCCTCATTCGAGACGGCGGCGAAGTGGGGGCTCGCCTTCCCTTCGGATATGCGCATGGGGACCCCCGTGGAAGCGGTGAAATGA
- a CDS encoding gas vesicle protein GvpG yields MFLLDDLLLAPIKGITWVGEKLRDLADKELYDPDRIQEELVTLQAKLDMEEIGEEEYNAREKELLERLAEIQKREEGD; encoded by the coding sequence ATGTTTCTCCTGGATGATCTCCTCCTCGCCCCCATCAAAGGGATCACGTGGGTCGGCGAAAAGCTCCGAGATCTCGCCGACAAGGAGCTTTACGATCCGGACAGGATCCAGGAAGAGCTCGTGACGCTCCAAGCAAAGCTCGACATGGAGGAAATTGGAGAGGAGGAATACAACGCGAGGGAGAAGGAGCTCCTGGAGCGGCTGGCCGAGATACAGAAACGGGAAGAAGGTGATTGA
- a CDS encoding GvpL/GvpF family gas vesicle protein: MKWDCLGIQGTRPVFVVADGDFAAVVSEEPMRKYRLVRDFLMAHQLVNERVMQTHRLLPVKFATLAEDQDRIIEEVLRAKVGEFEEGFTRIAGKEEVGLRVRWKDLDGVYREIGANDEKIRHKKEWISSLPEEARRMALIDIGHLVQEAARAKNEAVGRALMDALSPLAAERKQNKTLGDAMILNAAFLVEKEKREAFDGKVEVLEMKYGDALHFKYLGPIPPFNFVEIAIRWQRDPGQALEDVAHVSPG, encoded by the coding sequence ATGAAGTGGGATTGCCTCGGGATTCAGGGGACGAGGCCCGTCTTTGTGGTGGCTGACGGCGATTTTGCCGCCGTCGTCTCCGAGGAACCGATGAGAAAGTACCGCCTCGTCCGTGATTTTCTTATGGCCCATCAGCTCGTGAATGAAAGGGTGATGCAGACTCACCGGCTCCTGCCGGTCAAGTTCGCCACCCTTGCGGAGGATCAAGACAGGATCATCGAAGAGGTTCTGCGCGCCAAGGTGGGGGAATTTGAAGAAGGCTTCACCCGGATAGCCGGCAAGGAGGAGGTTGGGCTTCGAGTACGGTGGAAGGATCTGGACGGGGTTTATCGAGAGATCGGCGCGAACGATGAGAAGATCCGACACAAGAAGGAGTGGATTTCTTCCCTGCCCGAGGAAGCGAGGAGGATGGCCCTGATCGACATCGGCCACTTGGTGCAGGAAGCGGCTCGGGCAAAAAACGAGGCGGTCGGCCGGGCGCTGATGGATGCGCTCTCGCCCCTCGCCGCGGAGAGGAAACAAAACAAGACCCTCGGGGATGCGATGATCCTGAACGCCGCGTTTCTCGTGGAAAAAGAAAAACGGGAGGCTTTTGATGGAAAGGTTGAGGTACTGGAGATGAAGTATGGAGACGCGCTGCATTTCAAGTACCTCGGTCCTATTCCACCGTTCAATTTCGTAGAAATCGCCATCCGATGGCAGAGGGATCCTGGACAAGCCCTGGAGGACGTTGCACATGTTTCTCCTGGATGA
- a CDS encoding GvpL/GvpF family gas vesicle protein, with amino-acid sequence MNNEGKYIYGIIATEEAMNFGPIGIGGTQDEVVTVGAGGLAAVLSNVSSDRPAISRENVSNHVRVIETVAKRFTILPMRFCTVAKSTDEILALLEDRNRELRNLLRDMDGKVEVGIRILWKGMKGIYEEIVGENRKIRELKARAAGGSKQALTHAGQLVEMALEEKKAVEGGEYLRPLKKVSVECKEDESRTDNMVVNAVFLLDRDWVQEFDARIERISEEHGGRLAVKYVGPMPPFSFVNVQMHWNGGRR; translated from the coding sequence GTGAACAACGAGGGAAAGTACATCTATGGGATCATCGCCACAGAAGAGGCGATGAACTTCGGGCCCATCGGAATCGGCGGGACGCAGGATGAGGTGGTTACCGTCGGCGCCGGTGGGCTTGCCGCGGTCCTCAGCAATGTATCATCCGATCGTCCCGCGATTTCGAGGGAAAATGTGAGCAACCATGTCCGGGTCATCGAGACCGTGGCGAAGCGATTCACGATCCTTCCGATGCGGTTTTGCACGGTTGCGAAATCCACCGACGAGATCCTGGCCCTTCTCGAAGATCGAAACAGAGAGCTGAGAAACCTCCTCAGAGACATGGATGGAAAGGTGGAAGTCGGCATCCGGATCCTCTGGAAGGGCATGAAAGGGATATACGAGGAGATTGTCGGGGAAAACCGGAAGATCCGGGAACTCAAGGCAAGAGCGGCCGGCGGGAGCAAGCAGGCGCTGACCCATGCGGGTCAATTAGTGGAGATGGCCTTGGAGGAAAAGAAGGCAGTGGAGGGAGGGGAGTACCTGCGGCCCCTCAAAAAGGTCTCGGTCGAATGCAAAGAAGACGAATCGAGGACGGACAACATGGTCGTGAACGCTGTGTTCCTGCTGGACCGGGACTGGGTTCAGGAGTTCGATGCCCGGATAGAACGGATCAGCGAGGAACATGGCGGGAGGTTGGCGGTGAAATACGTAGGACCCATGCCTCCGTTCAGTTTTGTAAATGTGCAAATGCACTGGAATGGGGGAAGACGATGA
- a CDS encoding GvpL/GvpF family gas vesicle protein codes for MSLYLYGVIPHREAMDFGPIGFEAIGGERGRVKTIPHGELAAVVGPAPLREFSQVPKEALVRFLLAHQATIEEVMKRFFILPFKFGTVLKDDSELERIFSDGGPFLRDLINRLEGCSEINLVATWVVPEILREISDEDPQIVTYKGKMARGEFVDRAAIGMLLQQALRRRAKVWRGQLTSALGTIAEGIVEHDVLDDAMVFNASFLVRRNRMEDFDRALGGMDAIFRRLHFKCIGPLPPYSFGTVTIKRFDPAKIQEAAGILHLNGTAELSGVKRTYKELSRQCHPDTHPDLSPVFFERLNRAYQSVGDYCKDGPRSLEKEAVEHHVRLQVLDAQRGGVAP; via the coding sequence ATGAGTCTTTATCTATACGGAGTCATTCCTCACCGGGAGGCGATGGACTTTGGGCCGATCGGGTTTGAAGCGATCGGGGGAGAAAGAGGACGCGTCAAGACCATCCCTCATGGGGAGCTTGCCGCGGTGGTCGGGCCGGCCCCTCTCCGTGAATTCTCCCAAGTACCGAAGGAAGCGCTGGTGCGTTTTCTTCTCGCCCATCAGGCGACGATCGAGGAGGTGATGAAAAGATTCTTCATCCTTCCGTTCAAGTTCGGAACGGTGCTGAAGGACGATTCCGAACTTGAACGGATCTTCTCCGACGGCGGACCCTTTCTGCGCGACCTCATCAACCGTCTGGAGGGCTGTTCGGAAATCAACCTCGTCGCCACGTGGGTGGTTCCCGAGATCCTTCGCGAGATTTCGGATGAAGACCCTCAGATCGTCACCTATAAGGGGAAAATGGCCCGAGGGGAGTTCGTCGACCGGGCTGCAATCGGCATGCTCCTTCAGCAAGCCCTGAGAAGGCGAGCGAAGGTGTGGCGCGGGCAACTTACGTCGGCGCTGGGGACCATCGCGGAGGGTATCGTAGAACACGACGTGCTGGACGACGCAATGGTTTTCAACGCCTCTTTTCTTGTTCGACGAAACCGGATGGAGGACTTCGACCGGGCCTTGGGAGGGATGGACGCGATCTTCCGTAGACTCCACTTCAAGTGCATCGGTCCCCTCCCGCCATATAGCTTCGGGACCGTGACGATCAAGAGGTTCGATCCCGCAAAGATTCAGGAGGCCGCGGGAATCCTCCATCTGAATGGGACGGCTGAACTGAGCGGAGTCAAGAGGACGTACAAGGAGCTTTCCAGACAGTGTCACCCGGACACCCATCCCGATCTTTCACCCGTGTTTTTCGAACGTCTGAACAGGGCCTATCAGTCCGTCGGCGATTACTGCAAGGACGGGCCGCGGTCCCTGGAAAAAGAAGCCGTGGAACACCATGTTCGCCTCCAAGTGTTGGACGCCCAAAGGGGGGGCGTGGCCCCGTGA
- a CDS encoding CDC48 family AAA ATPase, with product MPARKETAGSTVPSVFQRASEAHPKDVGRGIARMDPEEMEKLGVKIGDILLVEGKRATGAKVMPTFAEHRGKGLVQIDGIIRENAKVGIDEKVKLTPAVSCPARLIDLKIISGGAMPASPVNRSGETRSLGRTVEGLPVMAGDKVRVTLFGTRTRDYAVVQTSPTGLVLITPQTTIRIEESQEKGEAKSPFVSYEDIGGLNREIQRVREMIELPLKFPEIFDRLGINPPKGVLLYGPPGTGKTLIARAVAHEAEANFFAVNGPEIVHKFYGESEAHLRRIFDEASRQSPSIIFIDEIDSVAPKRANVQGEVEKRIVATLLSLMDGLKDRGQLIVIGATNMPELLDPALRRPGRFDREIPIGIPERNGRLKILEIHTRGMPLAKDVSLEKLAGITHGYVGADLEALAREAAMTCLRESMERGEVTLDEVPHEAIETLEVTQGHFMQAMNEVEPSAIREVSIESPNVRWSEVGGLEDTKKILRETVEWPLRYGRLLETVGLKPTQGILLAGPPGTGKTLIARAVATESEVNFISIKGPELVSKWVGETEKGVREVFKKAKAAAPCILFFDEIDSMTPRRDAGEGDSGVMARTISQFLTEIDGLEKLRGVVVLGATNRRDLIDPALIRPGRFDHVIEVDLPDVTTREEIFRIHLRGRPVEKAVAPKELARACEGRSGADIESICRQALTLAVREFIERYGEKANEMADRCVLRKETIERVMTESLHMQKKEAAA from the coding sequence ATGCCGGCCAGGAAGGAAACAGCCGGTTCGACCGTGCCGTCGGTCTTCCAGCGGGCTTCCGAGGCCCATCCGAAGGACGTTGGCAGAGGCATTGCCCGGATGGACCCGGAGGAGATGGAGAAACTGGGAGTCAAGATCGGCGACATCCTCCTTGTTGAGGGGAAAAGAGCGACCGGGGCAAAAGTCATGCCCACATTTGCCGAACACCGGGGGAAGGGCTTGGTCCAGATTGACGGGATCATACGAGAAAACGCGAAGGTCGGCATCGACGAGAAGGTCAAGCTCACGCCGGCCGTCTCCTGTCCCGCCAGGTTGATCGATCTCAAGATCATTTCCGGCGGGGCCATGCCGGCCAGTCCCGTCAACAGGTCCGGCGAGACACGGTCCCTCGGGCGGACGGTGGAGGGTCTTCCCGTAATGGCCGGGGACAAGGTGCGGGTCACGTTGTTCGGCACCCGGACCCGGGACTATGCGGTGGTCCAGACCTCGCCGACGGGGTTGGTGTTGATCACGCCTCAGACGACGATCCGGATCGAGGAGTCGCAGGAGAAGGGCGAGGCGAAAAGCCCATTCGTCTCGTACGAGGACATCGGCGGGTTGAACCGGGAGATCCAGCGCGTCCGGGAGATGATCGAACTCCCGCTGAAGTTCCCGGAGATCTTTGACCGTCTCGGAATCAATCCGCCCAAGGGGGTTCTTCTCTACGGTCCGCCGGGAACGGGAAAAACGCTGATTGCCCGCGCGGTGGCTCATGAAGCGGAGGCGAACTTCTTTGCGGTCAACGGACCCGAGATCGTCCACAAATTCTACGGCGAGAGCGAAGCCCACCTCCGCAGGATCTTTGACGAGGCATCGAGGCAGTCCCCCTCCATTATCTTCATCGATGAGATTGATTCCGTTGCGCCCAAGAGAGCGAATGTTCAAGGGGAGGTCGAGAAGAGAATCGTGGCCACGCTTCTTTCCCTCATGGATGGGTTGAAAGACCGCGGTCAGTTGATCGTCATCGGCGCCACGAACATGCCGGAGCTTCTGGACCCGGCTTTGAGACGTCCGGGCCGTTTCGACCGGGAGATCCCGATCGGAATCCCCGAGCGAAACGGGCGGCTCAAGATCCTGGAGATCCACACACGGGGCATGCCCCTGGCGAAGGACGTGAGTTTGGAGAAGTTGGCCGGCATTACGCACGGCTACGTCGGCGCCGACCTTGAGGCGCTCGCCCGAGAGGCGGCGATGACTTGTCTTCGCGAGTCGATGGAGCGGGGTGAGGTTACGTTGGACGAGGTTCCCCATGAAGCCATCGAGACGCTGGAGGTGACCCAGGGCCACTTCATGCAGGCGATGAACGAGGTGGAGCCGTCGGCGATCCGCGAGGTGTCGATCGAGTCTCCGAACGTCCGTTGGTCGGAGGTGGGAGGGCTGGAGGACACCAAGAAGATTCTGAGGGAAACGGTGGAATGGCCTCTCCGATATGGCAGGCTTCTTGAAACAGTCGGTCTGAAACCCACCCAGGGGATTCTTCTCGCGGGCCCCCCGGGCACGGGGAAGACTCTCATCGCGAGGGCCGTCGCGACGGAGTCAGAGGTGAATTTCATTTCCATCAAGGGTCCGGAGCTTGTTTCGAAGTGGGTTGGGGAGACCGAGAAAGGGGTTCGGGAAGTTTTCAAAAAGGCGAAGGCGGCCGCACCCTGTATCCTTTTCTTTGACGAGATCGATTCGATGACCCCGAGGAGGGACGCGGGTGAGGGAGACTCCGGGGTCATGGCCAGGACCATCAGCCAGTTCCTGACCGAGATCGACGGTCTTGAAAAACTCCGCGGGGTCGTGGTTCTCGGAGCAACCAATCGGCGCGATCTGATCGACCCTGCGCTGATCAGACCGGGGCGCTTCGATCACGTGATCGAGGTGGATCTTCCGGACGTGACAACACGGGAGGAAATCTTCCGAATCCACTTGCGCGGACGCCCGGTGGAAAAGGCGGTCGCCCCGAAGGAACTGGCGAGAGCCTGCGAAGGCCGAAGCGGGGCGGACATCGAATCGATCTGCCGGCAGGCCCTGACTCTGGCGGTTCGGGAGTTCATCGAACGTTACGGAGAGAAAGCCAACGAGATGGCGGACAGGTGCGTCCTGCGGAAGGAAACCATCGAACGGGTCATGACGGAATCGCTCCACATGCAGAAGAAGGAGGCCGCCGCATGA
- a CDS encoding Hsp20/alpha crystallin family protein produces the protein MPNPGKEKKEAGRKPEVDVEIGGRGLLGGFFKGLSTLVDLADKVTREGGEIKRTGEFSVKGNKDVTGVYGFSIRTMAGPGGGSRPVVQPFGDIGKVKARARSKGPVVEEAREPLIDLFDEEGFIRLVAELPGVGDADVSVEVQGDDVIQITTSGKRTYSKEVLLPAKVDPKSIERSYTNGVLEVKLKKAK, from the coding sequence GTGCCTAATCCTGGGAAGGAAAAGAAGGAGGCCGGAAGGAAACCGGAGGTGGACGTCGAGATCGGCGGCAGAGGACTCCTGGGAGGATTCTTCAAGGGGCTTTCCACCCTGGTTGATCTTGCAGACAAGGTGACCCGGGAGGGGGGGGAAATCAAGAGGACGGGCGAGTTTTCCGTCAAGGGAAACAAGGACGTCACCGGGGTCTATGGCTTTTCCATCCGGACCATGGCGGGACCCGGGGGAGGTTCGCGGCCTGTCGTTCAACCCTTTGGGGACATCGGCAAAGTGAAGGCGCGGGCTCGATCGAAGGGGCCGGTTGTCGAAGAGGCAAGAGAGCCGCTCATCGATCTCTTCGATGAGGAAGGATTTATCCGACTTGTGGCCGAGCTTCCCGGCGTGGGCGACGCGGATGTGTCCGTCGAGGTCCAGGGTGACGATGTCATCCAGATCACGACCTCCGGGAAGCGGACGTACTCCAAAGAGGTCCTCCTCCCGGCCAAGGTTGACCCCAAGAGCATCGAGCGGAGCTACACGAACGGCGTTCTTGAGGTCAAGCTCAAGAAAGCAAAATGA